One stretch of Legionella birminghamensis DNA includes these proteins:
- a CDS encoding FAD-dependent monooxygenase — MEESTQVVIVGAGPVGLSTSIALARQGIRSVVIEKHPATTNHPKARGINTRTMEIFRLWGLESQLRNYQLPAEAHRFIWLESLQGKELTRVNAKPRPSTFSPTEIAVVSQDWVEQILLAATQAYPQIQCYFNAKMLSFEQNESGVITTVLDTVSQKQYRIHSEYMVAADGANSTTRPALGIDMHGKDSLGEFCNIYCEMDLSKYLANRPSVGFMFTRKDIMGTSLLSKDGSKRWLVGVRYDHIPELTKESFTDQFCIELIENLIDDPSIEVKLINKAFWTMAALIAEKYREGRIILAGDAAHRLPPTGGLGMNTGVQDAHNLAWKLAAAIRGEAPLSLLDTYYEERAPVTENNIAWSTKNAMRFSRIFEAIYNEDYEEMAAALEEQNEHLNQVGLDIGFRYEHGALIEEDNTPPEPNTSDYHPSTYPGSRAPHYPLEHHGKPISTLDLFDDRFVLLSSDQNDEWHNAARAIQKYPIRSYRIGQQGDLQDPLGNWAKTYEIGQDGAVLVRPDGHVAWRTMEKPVDLQGRLEQIMNTILRAN, encoded by the coding sequence ATGGAAGAAAGCACGCAGGTAGTCATTGTTGGGGCAGGTCCCGTTGGTCTAAGCACTTCTATTGCCCTTGCCCGCCAGGGCATCCGATCGGTGGTGATTGAAAAACATCCAGCCACCACTAATCACCCAAAGGCAAGGGGCATCAACACAAGAACCATGGAAATTTTCCGTTTATGGGGCTTGGAATCTCAGCTTCGAAATTATCAACTTCCAGCTGAGGCGCATCGTTTTATCTGGCTGGAATCACTCCAGGGGAAGGAACTGACACGAGTCAATGCAAAACCCAGACCCTCAACCTTCAGCCCCACTGAAATAGCCGTTGTTTCACAAGACTGGGTTGAGCAAATATTACTGGCTGCAACACAAGCGTATCCTCAAATCCAATGCTATTTTAACGCCAAAATGCTTAGTTTCGAGCAGAATGAATCGGGAGTAATCACTACTGTTCTGGATACGGTTTCTCAAAAACAATATCGCATTCATTCGGAGTATATGGTCGCTGCGGATGGGGCCAACTCAACAACCCGTCCAGCGCTAGGGATCGACATGCATGGCAAAGATAGCCTGGGAGAGTTTTGTAACATCTATTGCGAGATGGACTTGTCCAAATATCTCGCTAACCGCCCAAGCGTAGGATTTATGTTCACACGCAAGGATATTATGGGCACCTCGCTGCTTTCAAAAGACGGATCGAAGCGATGGCTTGTTGGCGTGCGTTATGATCATATTCCTGAGCTCACAAAAGAAAGTTTTACCGATCAATTTTGTATAGAATTGATCGAAAATCTTATCGATGATCCCTCCATAGAAGTGAAATTGATTAACAAAGCCTTCTGGACGATGGCAGCCCTGATTGCTGAAAAATACCGCGAAGGCCGCATTATTCTTGCAGGTGATGCCGCCCACCGCCTTCCGCCGACAGGCGGGCTTGGAATGAATACCGGGGTTCAGGATGCACATAATCTGGCATGGAAACTTGCTGCGGCCATCAGAGGTGAGGCGCCTCTCTCACTGCTTGATACTTATTATGAAGAACGCGCTCCTGTAACAGAGAATAATATTGCCTGGAGCACAAAAAATGCCATGCGTTTCAGCCGAATTTTCGAAGCGATATATAATGAGGATTATGAGGAAATGGCTGCTGCCCTGGAAGAGCAGAATGAGCATCTGAACCAGGTAGGGCTGGATATTGGTTTCCGCTATGAGCATGGCGCCCTGATTGAGGAGGATAATACCCCTCCTGAACCGAATACCTCTGATTACCATCCTTCAACTTATCCCGGAAGCAGAGCCCCCCATTATCCCCTGGAGCACCACGGCAAACCTATTTCCACCCTGGATTTATTTGATGATCGCTTTGTCCTTCTCAGCAGCGACCAGAACGATGAGTGGCATAACGCAGCCCGCGCCATCCAGAAATACCCAATTAGAAGTTATCGTATTGGCCAACAGGGCGATTTACAGGATCCGCTTGGCAACTGGGCGAAAACCTATGAGATTGGGCAGGATGGAGCCGTGCTCGTTCGTCCTGATGGCCATGTAGCCTGGCGCACAATGGAAAAACCAGTTGACTTGCAGGGCAGGCTGGAACAAATTATGAATACAATTTTAAGAGCCAATTAA
- the galU gene encoding UTP--glucose-1-phosphate uridylyltransferase GalU — MPIRKAVFPVAGLGSRFLPATKATPKEMLPVVDKPLIQYAVEEAARAGFNHMIFITSSTKRAIEDHFDKQFELESRLLEQGKENLLELVRNVSPEGIQFTYVRQNQPLGLGHAVLCAEHVIGEDPFAVLLADDLIDELRTPCLSAMVEFYTKEKKSILAVQSVPWHDVHHYGVVSLVNSQERFSEVTGMIEKPAPKTAPSNLAAVGRYLFTPAIFTALRETPADERGEIQLTDGIKRLLHHEKVMAFQFNGKRYDCGSKLGYMQASVEFALRHPEIGESFNQFLEEISFSIE; from the coding sequence ATGCCAATTAGAAAGGCGGTATTTCCTGTTGCTGGATTAGGGTCACGTTTTTTACCTGCTACCAAGGCGACTCCAAAGGAGATGTTGCCGGTTGTGGATAAACCATTAATACAATATGCAGTAGAGGAAGCGGCGAGAGCTGGTTTTAATCATATGATTTTTATTACCAGCTCTACCAAAAGAGCTATTGAAGATCATTTTGATAAACAATTTGAGCTGGAAAGCCGGCTCTTGGAACAGGGTAAGGAAAATCTTCTGGAATTGGTTCGTAATGTTTCTCCCGAAGGTATTCAATTTACCTATGTTCGACAAAATCAACCTTTAGGCTTAGGGCATGCTGTGCTTTGTGCTGAACATGTGATAGGCGAGGATCCATTTGCTGTTTTACTGGCGGATGATCTTATTGATGAGCTTCGTACGCCATGTCTTTCAGCTATGGTTGAATTTTATACAAAAGAAAAAAAATCCATTTTAGCGGTTCAGTCAGTTCCCTGGCATGATGTTCACCACTATGGCGTTGTTAGCCTTGTGAATTCCCAGGAGCGTTTTTCAGAAGTAACCGGGATGATTGAAAAGCCTGCGCCAAAAACGGCTCCGTCCAATCTGGCAGCAGTAGGGCGCTATCTGTTTACCCCGGCAATTTTTACTGCTTTACGTGAAACTCCAGCAGATGAGCGCGGAGAAATTCAACTCACCGATGGTATTAAACGCTTGTTACACCATGAAAAAGTCATGGCTTTCCAGTTTAATGGCAAGCGTTACGATTGTGGTTCAAAATTGGGATATATGCAGGCTAGTGTTGAATTTGCATTGCGTCATCCTGAAATCGGTGAAAGTTTTAATCAATTCTTAGAGGAAATCAGTTTTTCCATAGAGTAG
- a CDS encoding electron transfer flavoprotein subunit alpha/FixB family protein, with product MSVLVIAEHDNKQLHPASLNTLAAALQLDAEPVFLVVGHNCQAVAEQAAAVAGVHSVLLVDNPCYEHQLAENTSQLVAGLAESFTAILAASTTFGKNILPRIAALLDVTQVSDVSRILSSDEFQHPIYAGNAIETVKVLDARKVLTIRTTAFDSINERQTPCCIERINTAITEDNCRFISHQLSKSERPELGSAKIIVSGGRGLQNAEKFKLIEELADVLGAAVGASRAAVDAGFVPNDYQVGQTGKVVAPDLYIAVGISGAVQHLAGMKDSKVIVAINKDEDAPIFQIATYGLVGDLFELIPQLIERLKQ from the coding sequence ATGAGCGTTTTAGTGATTGCGGAACATGACAATAAACAACTGCACCCTGCGTCATTGAATACTTTGGCAGCAGCGCTTCAGCTTGATGCAGAACCCGTTTTTCTTGTTGTCGGGCATAATTGTCAGGCGGTTGCGGAACAAGCAGCGGCTGTTGCCGGTGTTCATTCGGTGTTACTGGTCGACAACCCTTGCTACGAACACCAGCTAGCGGAAAATACCAGCCAGTTAGTTGCAGGTCTGGCAGAGTCATTTACCGCTATTCTTGCTGCATCAACAACTTTCGGAAAAAATATTCTGCCGCGCATCGCCGCCCTGCTGGATGTTACCCAGGTCTCTGATGTTAGCAGGATTCTTTCCTCCGATGAGTTTCAGCATCCGATATACGCAGGAAATGCCATAGAAACAGTTAAAGTATTGGACGCTCGGAAAGTGCTGACTATCCGAACTACGGCTTTTGACAGTATCAATGAGAGGCAGACTCCTTGTTGTATCGAAAGAATTAATACTGCAATTACAGAAGATAACTGCCGCTTTATCAGTCACCAGCTAAGCAAGTCAGAGAGACCTGAGCTCGGCAGTGCAAAAATTATTGTATCGGGTGGGCGGGGCTTACAGAATGCGGAAAAATTCAAATTAATTGAAGAGCTGGCTGATGTATTGGGCGCTGCGGTCGGCGCATCCCGAGCGGCTGTAGACGCTGGATTTGTGCCTAACGATTACCAGGTGGGACAAACGGGGAAAGTTGTTGCTCCAGACTTATATATCGCAGTGGGTATATCAGGAGCTGTTCAGCATTTGGCAGGGATGAAAGATTCCAAAGTGATTGTCGCAATCAATAAAGATGAGGATGCGCCTATTTTCCAAATTGCTACTTACGGGCTGGTAGGTGATTTATTTGAGCTGATACCTCAACTTATCGAGCGGTTAAAACAATAA
- the ald gene encoding alanine dehydrogenase, protein MFVGVPKEIKPQENRVGLVPASVREITRVGSTVFVEKGAGLGIGITDDQYRAAGAEILATADEIFERAELIVKVKEPQPVECHRLREGQTLFTYLHLAPDPQQTRLLKESGATAIAYETVTQNDGGLPLLTPMSQVAGRMSIQAGAHCLEMAQGGSGVLLGGVPGVAPANVVVIGGGVVGTNAARMAMGMEARVTVLDKSLTRLNELDFQFGAKLNTIYATAEALEHYVINADLVIGAVLVPGAAAPKLVTRSMLKSMRPGSVVVDVAIDQGGCFETSRPTTHHEPTYVIDNVVHYCVANMPGAVPRTSTFALNNATLPFVLSLVTKGVKLALLSDGHLLNGLNVHKGMITHEAVARDLGYEYVTATDALAS, encoded by the coding sequence ATGTTTGTCGGTGTTCCAAAAGAGATTAAACCACAGGAAAATCGTGTGGGGTTGGTTCCAGCTAGTGTGCGGGAAATTACGCGAGTTGGAAGCACTGTATTTGTAGAAAAGGGGGCTGGCCTCGGTATTGGAATTACTGATGATCAATATCGTGCTGCCGGTGCTGAAATATTGGCTACTGCTGATGAGATATTTGAACGGGCTGAATTGATTGTAAAAGTGAAGGAACCTCAGCCGGTTGAATGCCATCGTCTTCGCGAAGGGCAGACGCTTTTTACTTATCTTCATCTGGCGCCAGATCCACAGCAGACCCGTTTACTGAAAGAGTCCGGTGCGACAGCAATTGCCTATGAAACGGTGACACAAAATGACGGCGGCCTGCCTTTGCTTACCCCCATGTCTCAGGTCGCTGGACGTATGTCTATTCAGGCCGGTGCACATTGTCTCGAAATGGCGCAGGGCGGGAGTGGTGTCCTCCTGGGCGGTGTTCCGGGTGTAGCACCTGCCAATGTAGTCGTCATCGGCGGAGGGGTTGTAGGTACTAATGCTGCAAGAATGGCCATGGGTATGGAGGCAAGGGTCACTGTTCTGGATAAATCCTTGACGCGCCTGAATGAGCTTGATTTTCAATTCGGCGCAAAATTGAATACTATTTACGCAACAGCGGAAGCTTTAGAGCATTATGTGATTAATGCGGATCTGGTTATTGGTGCCGTTCTGGTTCCTGGAGCCGCAGCACCCAAATTAGTTACGCGTTCCATGCTTAAATCCATGCGTCCAGGTTCGGTAGTCGTGGATGTGGCCATTGACCAGGGTGGATGCTTTGAAACAAGCCGTCCAACAACGCATCATGAGCCAACCTATGTTATTGATAACGTGGTGCATTATTGTGTGGCTAATATGCCGGGTGCAGTTCCCAGAACATCTACTTTTGCTTTAAACAATGCAACGCTTCCCTTTGTACTTAGTTTGGTCACAAAAGGGGTTAAACTGGCATTATTGAGCGATGGTCATTTGCTGAATGGTTTGAACGTTCATAAAGGAATGATTACCCATGAAGCGGTTGCCCGTGATCTGGGGTATGAGTATGTGACTGCTACGGATGCATTAGCAAGTTAA
- a CDS encoding ArnT family glycosyltransferase, with protein sequence MNQPSHPRETRPAAIAAIFGFCLLIIFVRLFLRGSLLEIDEAEQIVLAQHFSWGYLNQPPLYNWLQCAVFCLLGANVSSLIALKACLLFACLFYYYQICKIHCHDSLIASCAMLSWAFIPAIGLDLLKDNTHSVLALLMACITWYFIFKPRSLFSFRDYCVLGLIIGCGLLSKYNYLLFLFPLCLTLFSFQETRYRIKPFYLLLSFTIGLIIASPYLLWLKHYAAIGLHASYKLVPQHKSITQGLLQLIKGILLFILPVTLLSQIFFPNHFSFKPKRLISRILNVYLVYAVSSLIILVLVCGIKDFETRWLIPILFIIPLVFLSQVKEINFNPRRFYVYIGCCLFLQSFFLSALVYRAHFGNQRNMHFPFTELTDALSHTEIPFNYILSDSFWLLGNLHAKTHTEFRFIDTLTPFNYPKGHLFLTWMGADTPPWVSVLFPNQKVITHPVYSTATQKVIGGWAEYNGPLPFIAHHSATIKNSQASLALVQT encoded by the coding sequence ATGAATCAACCAAGTCATCCAAGAGAAACCAGACCCGCAGCAATTGCCGCAATTTTTGGTTTTTGCCTGCTTATTATATTTGTACGTCTTTTTCTGCGGGGTAGTCTACTGGAAATTGACGAGGCGGAGCAAATAGTTCTCGCCCAGCATTTTTCATGGGGTTATCTTAACCAGCCTCCTTTATATAACTGGCTGCAATGCGCCGTATTTTGCTTATTGGGAGCCAATGTCAGCAGTTTAATTGCTTTAAAAGCATGCTTACTCTTTGCTTGCCTCTTTTATTATTATCAAATATGCAAAATTCATTGCCATGATTCACTAATAGCTTCCTGCGCCATGCTCTCCTGGGCATTTATTCCGGCGATTGGCCTCGACTTGCTCAAAGACAATACGCATTCGGTACTTGCCTTGTTAATGGCCTGCATCACCTGGTATTTCATTTTTAAACCTCGAAGCCTTTTCTCGTTTCGCGATTACTGTGTTCTCGGTCTGATTATCGGTTGCGGGCTTCTTTCAAAATACAACTATCTGCTCTTCCTTTTCCCCTTGTGTTTAACGCTTTTCAGCTTTCAGGAAACACGTTACAGAATCAAACCTTTCTATTTATTGCTATCCTTCACCATTGGCTTAATAATTGCCAGCCCTTATTTATTATGGCTTAAACATTATGCCGCCATCGGTTTACATGCAAGCTATAAGCTGGTACCACAACATAAATCAATCACACAGGGGCTGCTACAGTTGATCAAAGGCATTTTATTATTTATCCTGCCTGTCACACTGCTTAGCCAGATTTTTTTTCCAAACCATTTTTCGTTTAAGCCCAAACGATTAATTTCCCGCATCTTGAATGTTTATTTAGTCTATGCTGTCAGCAGTTTAATTATCCTGGTGCTGGTTTGCGGAATAAAAGACTTCGAAACCCGATGGCTGATCCCGATACTGTTTATTATTCCATTGGTTTTCTTAAGCCAAGTCAAAGAAATTAATTTCAACCCACGGCGATTTTATGTTTATATTGGGTGCTGCCTTTTTTTACAAAGTTTTTTTCTTTCCGCTCTGGTTTATCGTGCCCATTTTGGAAACCAGCGCAACATGCATTTCCCATTCACAGAACTAACAGATGCCCTTTCCCATACAGAAATTCCATTTAACTATATTCTTTCTGATTCATTCTGGCTGCTGGGAAATCTCCATGCTAAAACACATACTGAATTTCGATTTATTGATACATTAACGCCCTTTAATTATCCTAAAGGCCATTTATTTCTAACCTGGATGGGAGCAGATACACCGCCCTGGGTGAGTGTGCTCTTCCCCAATCAAAAAGTAATCACTCATCCAGTTTATTCAACTGCCACTCAGAAAGTAATTGGCGGCTGGGCGGAATATAACGGTCCTCTGCCTTTCATTGCCCATCATTCAGCGACAATAAAAAATTCGCAGGCTTCCCTCGCACTGGTACAAACATAA
- a CDS encoding DUF3757 domain-containing protein: MKSRLLLWLLALSINSFASTCPDPNNSSLQWGEPPYPWLKNPFSANPPYGEPGTLFVKANILVAGFGRGVSCTYRNSAGDYSIWRQTIVKLPPRIDPNWIDIYTGYVCTSAREACEFFIVAE; the protein is encoded by the coding sequence ATGAAATCCAGGCTGCTTTTATGGCTTTTGGCGCTTTCCATTAACTCCTTCGCAAGCACCTGTCCTGATCCGAATAATAGTTCTCTTCAGTGGGGCGAGCCTCCGTATCCCTGGCTAAAAAATCCTTTTTCTGCTAATCCACCTTATGGAGAGCCGGGTACGCTATTTGTCAAGGCCAATATTCTTGTCGCAGGGTTTGGGAGAGGCGTTAGCTGTACTTATCGAAATTCAGCAGGTGATTATTCAATCTGGCGGCAAACAATTGTTAAATTACCCCCGCGCATTGATCCAAACTGGATAGATATCTACACCGGTTATGTTTGTACCAGTGCGAGGGAAGCCTGCGAATTTTTTATTGTCGCTGAATGA
- a CDS encoding serine hydrolase domain-containing protein encodes MKFLRLFVFIFVISEKALAISVEAKIDPIVQAAMQNNHIPGLALAVLKDGQPLLIKGYGNAQLNPSQPVTTNRLFAIGSISKVYTAFAIMKLVQEGKIELDDSILKYLPNAPSAWRAVTIRELLSHTSGIPQHQGPHLPWLKVWQQLAKRPMQFTPGTQTRYNNFGFIVLGRVIERVSGQSLAVYLQDTIFNPLSLSHTGFPASLNPPGLAAGYHFVNGQFVPAPNRKPWQQMWGSGGIVSTIDDMAKWDMAMTAGQILSSKTYAQMWGPVSLKNGQPSGRNGLFWSLGWQVSFRNSKLVAQKDGAIRGYSSFIIRHIDDKISIIILTNTNKVRLPRLARDIFEAVKNN; translated from the coding sequence ATGAAATTTTTGCGTCTGTTTGTTTTTATATTTGTAATTTCGGAAAAAGCGCTTGCCATTTCGGTTGAAGCAAAAATTGACCCAATAGTACAGGCTGCCATGCAAAACAACCACATTCCAGGCCTGGCTTTAGCAGTGCTTAAAGATGGTCAGCCTTTGCTAATTAAGGGCTATGGCAACGCACAATTAAATCCCTCACAACCAGTTACCACAAACCGCTTGTTTGCAATAGGCTCGATCTCAAAAGTGTACACCGCTTTTGCAATAATGAAGTTAGTACAGGAAGGTAAAATCGAGCTGGATGATTCCATATTAAAATACTTGCCCAACGCTCCGTCTGCCTGGCGGGCGGTGACCATACGGGAGCTGTTATCTCATACCAGTGGTATCCCTCAGCACCAGGGACCTCATTTGCCCTGGCTTAAAGTCTGGCAGCAGCTTGCAAAACGGCCGATGCAGTTTACGCCCGGGACTCAGACCCGATACAACAATTTCGGGTTTATTGTGTTGGGACGGGTCATAGAGCGTGTGAGCGGGCAAAGTCTGGCAGTTTATCTGCAGGATACTATTTTTAACCCGCTTTCCCTGTCTCATACAGGTTTCCCTGCCAGCTTGAATCCGCCTGGATTGGCCGCAGGCTATCATTTTGTGAATGGTCAATTCGTTCCAGCACCTAACCGTAAACCCTGGCAGCAAATGTGGGGTTCAGGCGGTATTGTGTCGACTATTGACGATATGGCGAAATGGGATATGGCCATGACTGCTGGGCAAATTTTGAGCTCGAAAACTTATGCGCAAATGTGGGGCCCGGTCAGTTTGAAGAATGGGCAGCCAAGCGGTAGGAATGGGTTGTTCTGGTCTTTGGGGTGGCAGGTATCTTTTCGCAATAGCAAACTGGTTGCCCAAAAGGATGGTGCTATACGTGGCTACAGTAGTTTTATTATTCGTCACATAGACGACAAAATTTCAATCATTATTTTGACCAATACGAATAAAGTCCGTTTACCACGATTGGCTCGAGACATTTTTGAAGCAGTTAAAAATAATTGA
- a CDS encoding transporter yields the protein MINGNIKNTLIWLALLIPVTLIFSGTAAADEPISPCSGPTAFLNLIDRPNYADSSCTVPYKSVIIESGYQYQRLTDSDGSLQTYPNLETRFGLPANNELYILWPTYNQQSFSPRYGNSETMAGLKHMLVNNDQWIIAVEAEIFLPDGSAAYGSKSTGAGANAILTYSINDKWSFTTMLGVSSLTESRYNGGERYNNFIPDLVLSYSLSDRLSAYGEVYGETKTGPGEHSGFNADAGILFLIRPSIIIDINAGQRISGYPGSFENYFGAGISFMI from the coding sequence ATGATTAATGGAAATATTAAAAATACGCTTATCTGGCTCGCTCTTCTTATTCCTGTAACCCTTATATTTTCAGGCACGGCTGCTGCTGATGAACCAATCAGCCCTTGCTCGGGCCCCACTGCCTTTTTAAATCTGATTGACAGACCCAATTATGCCGATAGCTCCTGTACGGTTCCCTATAAATCAGTCATTATTGAATCAGGTTATCAATACCAGAGACTAACCGATAGTGATGGCAGTTTACAAACCTACCCTAACCTTGAAACCCGTTTTGGATTACCCGCTAATAATGAGCTCTATATTTTATGGCCTACTTATAACCAGCAGTCCTTTTCTCCCCGCTATGGCAACAGTGAAACCATGGCTGGCTTAAAGCATATGCTTGTTAATAATGACCAATGGATAATTGCAGTTGAAGCTGAGATATTTCTCCCGGATGGCAGCGCCGCCTATGGAAGTAAATCGACTGGCGCAGGGGCTAATGCCATTTTAACCTATAGTATTAACGACAAATGGAGTTTTACCACTATGCTAGGAGTCAGCAGTTTAACCGAATCCAGGTATAATGGCGGCGAACGTTACAACAACTTTATCCCCGATCTGGTCTTAAGCTATTCTTTAAGCGATCGGCTAAGTGCCTATGGAGAGGTTTATGGTGAGACCAAAACAGGTCCAGGCGAACATAGCGGATTCAATGCCGATGCTGGTATACTGTTTTTAATCAGGCCATCCATCATTATCGATATTAATGCCGGTCAGCGGATAAGCGGCTATCCAGGCTCTTTTGAAAATTACTTCGGGGCCGGGATTTCTTTTATGATTTAG
- a CDS encoding UDP-glucose dehydrogenase family protein, producing the protein MKIAVYGAGYVGLVSSACLASLGHDVLCADLNQERVDALLSGHCPIHEKNLPELLHEQTQAGRLQFSADIEKTIDFADIHFIAVGTPGLADGRADLSQVEAVVKTITQLASRDCFIICKSTVPVGTGERLEILVKEQLQSLNKTITVELASNPEFLREGSAVFDFLNADRIIVGGEPSAITCLQAIYQPLINKGIPFLPMSRCSAELTKYSANAMLASRISFMNQISQIAEAAGANIEDIRRGMALDERIGPHFLNAGIGYGGSCFPKDVRALAETAADLRLDPVLLNAIDQTNTQQKNWVIKQLMKHFNNRLSGLKIGFWGLSFKPDTDDLREASSLTAIQSVLRADAMVVAYDPAAIDSARLLFQGEHNIVWAKTAEEVLNSGLDALVIATEWSEFKNYSLQKMKRCIKQAAVFDGRNCYDLRAVEEARLHHYYSVGRPVVTGLND; encoded by the coding sequence ATGAAAATTGCTGTATATGGGGCTGGCTATGTCGGCCTAGTGTCTTCTGCTTGTCTGGCCAGTCTGGGCCATGATGTATTATGTGCTGATTTAAATCAGGAACGAGTCGATGCGCTGTTATCCGGACACTGTCCCATTCATGAAAAAAATCTGCCGGAATTGCTGCATGAACAGACCCAGGCTGGGCGCCTGCAGTTTAGCGCTGATATAGAGAAGACCATTGATTTTGCGGATATTCATTTCATTGCGGTGGGCACACCCGGTTTGGCAGATGGCCGTGCGGACTTGTCGCAAGTTGAAGCTGTAGTTAAAACAATAACACAACTAGCTAGCCGCGATTGTTTTATTATCTGTAAGTCGACGGTACCTGTCGGCACGGGAGAAAGGCTTGAAATTCTGGTTAAAGAACAATTGCAGTCTTTAAATAAAACCATCACAGTAGAACTGGCCTCAAATCCGGAGTTCCTGCGCGAAGGATCCGCGGTATTTGATTTTTTAAATGCTGATCGCATTATTGTGGGCGGGGAGCCGTCCGCAATCACCTGCCTGCAGGCAATCTATCAACCCCTGATAAATAAAGGAATACCCTTTCTCCCTATGAGCCGCTGTTCTGCGGAGTTGACCAAATATTCTGCGAATGCAATGCTGGCCTCCCGAATCAGTTTTATGAATCAAATAAGTCAGATTGCAGAAGCGGCCGGGGCAAATATTGAAGATATTCGTCGCGGTATGGCACTTGATGAACGCATTGGCCCTCATTTTTTAAATGCCGGAATTGGCTATGGTGGTTCCTGTTTCCCCAAAGACGTGAGGGCGCTTGCAGAGACAGCAGCCGATCTGCGGCTCGACCCTGTTTTGTTGAATGCGATTGACCAAACGAATACCCAGCAAAAGAATTGGGTTATCAAGCAGTTGATGAAGCATTTTAATAATCGTTTAAGCGGTTTGAAGATTGGTTTCTGGGGATTGTCATTCAAACCGGATACTGACGATTTAAGGGAAGCCAGTAGTTTAACCGCGATTCAATCCGTGCTCAGGGCTGATGCTATGGTAGTGGCCTATGATCCCGCTGCAATTGATTCTGCGCGATTGCTTTTTCAGGGCGAGCATAATATTGTATGGGCAAAAACTGCTGAAGAGGTACTTAATTCAGGACTGGATGCTTTGGTTATTGCAACAGAGTGGTCTGAATTTAAAAACTATTCTCTCCAGAAAATGAAGCGATGCATTAAACAGGCGGCGGTTTTTGATGGACGTAATTGTTATGATTTAAGGGCAGTAGAAGAGGCCCGGTTACATCATTATTATTCTGTAGGACGTCCGGTTGTTACTGGATTAAACGATTAG
- a CDS encoding electron transfer flavoprotein subunit beta/FixA family protein, with the protein MKILVAVKRVIDPYVKIRVKTDNQGVETQNVKMSMNPFDEIAVEEALRLKEKNLASEVLVVSIGSDASQETLRHALALGADRALLVKTDQSFCSLNIAKILSAVVQNEQPGLVLMGKQSIDDDNNQTPQMLAALLNWPQATFASSLSIDNDSITVIREIDGGLETLSMRLPAVVSTDLRLNEPRYASLPNIMKSKKKPLEVRELSSMNLALKEHVKVLSVTAPSSRSAGIKLDSVSALIDKLKHEAKVL; encoded by the coding sequence ATGAAAATTTTGGTTGCAGTGAAGCGCGTGATTGACCCTTATGTGAAAATTCGTGTTAAAACAGATAATCAAGGGGTTGAAACACAGAATGTTAAAATGTCCATGAATCCTTTTGACGAAATTGCAGTTGAAGAAGCCCTTCGTCTGAAGGAAAAAAACCTGGCTTCTGAGGTTCTGGTCGTATCAATAGGCAGTGATGCGTCTCAGGAAACATTAAGACATGCTCTGGCATTAGGGGCGGATCGAGCCCTTCTGGTGAAAACGGATCAATCATTTTGCAGCCTGAATATTGCTAAAATTTTATCCGCGGTCGTACAAAATGAGCAGCCAGGGCTGGTATTAATGGGTAAGCAATCCATTGATGACGATAATAACCAGACACCGCAAATGCTTGCAGCCCTATTAAACTGGCCTCAGGCTACCTTTGCCTCTTCCTTAAGTATTGATAATGATTCAATAACGGTAATCAGGGAAATTGACGGTGGCCTGGAAACGTTGAGCATGCGATTGCCAGCTGTTGTCAGCACTGATTTGCGGCTCAATGAACCTCGCTATGCAAGCCTGCCCAATATCATGAAGTCAAAAAAGAAACCCCTTGAAGTCAGGGAATTGAGCAGCATGAATCTTGCGCTTAAAGAACATGTGAAAGTACTGTCAGTGACTGCTCCTTCATCCAGAAGTGCCGGGATCAAGCTCGATTCAGTCAGCGCTTTGATTGACAAATTAAAACATGAAGCCAAAGTGCTTTAA